One genomic region from Leifsonia poae encodes:
- the leuC gene encoding 3-isopropylmalate dehydratase large subunit produces the protein MSSDSDRRPESVDGRALTLAEKVWRDHLVVKGEDGTPDLIYIDLHLVHEVTSPQAFDGLRMAGRPVRRPDLTIATEDHNTPTIGIDKPIADLTSRTQIETLRRNAEEFGIRLHSLGDIEQGIVHVVGPQLGLTMPGITVVCGDSHTSTHGAFGAMAFGIGTSEVEHVMATQTLPLKAFKTMAITVEGELRPGVTAKDIILAVIAEIGTGGGQGYVLEYRGSAIRALSMEGRMTICNMSIEAGARAGMVAPDETTYAYLKGRPHAPAGQDWDDAVEYWNTLATDDDAVFDAEVFLDAAEIEPFVTWGTNPGQGVSLSKAVPNPADIADANQRAAAERALEYMDLEAGTPMKSIPVDAVFMGSCTNSRIEDLRAFASIIKGRKKADGVRVMVVPGSARVRIEAEAEGIDKIVEEFGAEWRFAGCSMCLGMNPDQLAPGERCASTSNRNFEGRQGKGGRTHLVSPLVAAATAVRGTLSSPWDLDDGPRGDTPGQDFSDTRAGEKVGA, from the coding sequence ATGAGTTCCGATTCCGACCGTCGGCCCGAGTCCGTCGACGGACGAGCACTGACCCTGGCCGAGAAGGTCTGGCGCGACCACTTGGTGGTCAAAGGCGAGGATGGCACGCCCGACCTCATCTACATCGACCTGCACCTGGTGCACGAGGTCACCAGCCCACAGGCGTTCGACGGCCTGCGGATGGCGGGGCGCCCGGTGCGCCGGCCCGACCTCACGATCGCCACCGAAGATCACAACACCCCGACCATCGGCATCGACAAGCCGATCGCCGATCTCACCAGCCGTACCCAGATCGAGACGTTGCGCCGGAATGCCGAGGAGTTCGGCATCCGCCTGCACTCCCTCGGCGACATCGAGCAGGGCATCGTCCACGTCGTCGGTCCCCAGCTCGGCCTGACGATGCCGGGCATCACCGTCGTCTGTGGCGATTCGCACACGTCGACCCACGGCGCCTTCGGTGCGATGGCGTTCGGCATCGGCACCAGCGAGGTCGAGCATGTCATGGCCACGCAGACGCTGCCGCTCAAGGCGTTCAAGACCATGGCGATCACGGTCGAAGGAGAACTGCGCCCGGGTGTGACGGCCAAAGACATCATCCTGGCGGTCATCGCCGAGATCGGCACCGGTGGCGGGCAGGGCTACGTGCTCGAGTACCGCGGCAGCGCGATCCGCGCCCTCTCCATGGAGGGCCGCATGACGATCTGCAATATGTCGATCGAGGCCGGCGCCCGTGCCGGCATGGTGGCGCCGGACGAGACCACGTACGCCTACCTCAAGGGTCGCCCGCACGCTCCCGCCGGCCAGGACTGGGACGACGCCGTCGAATACTGGAACACGCTCGCTACCGACGATGACGCGGTGTTCGACGCCGAGGTCTTCCTCGACGCCGCCGAGATCGAACCCTTCGTCACCTGGGGCACGAACCCGGGTCAGGGCGTCTCGCTGAGCAAGGCCGTGCCGAACCCGGCCGACATCGCCGACGCCAACCAGCGCGCCGCCGCCGAGCGAGCGCTGGAATACATGGATCTCGAGGCCGGGACGCCGATGAAGAGCATCCCCGTCGATGCCGTGTTCATGGGTTCCTGCACCAACAGCCGAATCGAAGACCTGCGGGCATTCGCCTCGATCATCAAGGGGCGCAAGAAGGCCGACGGTGTTCGCGTCATGGTCGTGCCCGGGAGCGCCCGGGTGCGCATCGAGGCCGAAGCAGAGGGCATCGACAAGATCGTCGAAGAGTTCGGTGCCGAGTGGCGGTTCGCCGGCTGCTCCATGTGCCTCGGGATGAACCCGGACCAGCTCGCGCCGGGGGAGCGCTGCGCATCCACCTCCAACCGCAACTTCGAGGGCCGTCAGGGCAAGGGCGGACGTACCCACCTCGTGTCGCCGCTGGTCGCCGCGGCCACCGCGGTGCGCGGAACCCTGTCGAGCCCGTGGGATCTCGACGACGGCCCGCGCGGCGACACGCCCGGACAGGACTTCTCCGATACCCGCGCTGGAGAGAAGGTGGGCGCCTGA
- the leuD gene encoding 3-isopropylmalate dehydratase small subunit, with product MDKISTVSGVAVPFRRSNVDTDQIIPAVFLKRVTKTGFDDALFYAWRQDPEFILNQEPYRAGKILIAGADFGTGSSREHAVWALRDYGFTAVLSPRFADIFRGNAGKQGLLAGQISEEDAERLWAVIEAEPGIEATVDLVAKTASVGELTVSFEIDDYTRWRLLEGLDDIGLTLRDEAHITEFEARRESWRPKTIPVKL from the coding sequence ATGGACAAGATCTCGACCGTGAGCGGCGTGGCCGTACCGTTCCGCCGCTCCAATGTGGACACCGACCAGATCATTCCTGCAGTGTTTCTCAAGCGCGTCACCAAGACCGGATTCGACGACGCGCTGTTCTACGCCTGGCGGCAGGACCCGGAGTTCATCCTGAACCAGGAGCCGTACCGGGCGGGCAAAATCCTTATCGCCGGCGCCGACTTCGGCACCGGATCCTCGCGCGAGCACGCCGTCTGGGCCCTCAGAGACTACGGTTTCACAGCGGTGCTCAGCCCCCGCTTCGCCGACATCTTCCGCGGAAACGCGGGCAAGCAGGGGCTCCTCGCCGGCCAGATCAGCGAAGAGGACGCCGAACGCCTCTGGGCTGTCATCGAGGCGGAGCCGGGAATAGAAGCGACAGTCGATCTGGTTGCGAAGACTGCAAGTGTCGGTGAACTCACGGTCTCCTTCGAGATCGACGATTACACTAGATGGCGTTTGCTCGAAGGGCTGGACGACATCGGCCTGACCCTGCGCGACGAGGCGCACATCACAGAATTCGAAGCCCGTCGCGAGAGCTGGCGGCCCAAGACGATACCGGTGAAACTTTGA
- the murA gene encoding UDP-N-acetylglucosamine 1-carboxyvinyltransferase: MTSLLQDAQAAGAHVGLKGDRIAINGGIPLRGRIELKGAKNLVTKAMVAALLGEGPSVLRDVPDISDVRVVRGLLEIHGVKVTDGADEGELLLDPSNVESAHMADIDAHAGSSRIPILFCGPLLHRLGEAFIPDLGGCRIGDRPIDYHLEVLRKFGAIVDKLPTGIRMTAPNGLTGTKVELPYPSVGATEQVLLTAVRAEGITELKGAAIEPEIMDLINILQKMGAIITVDTDRVIRIEGVKKLVGFSHTALFDRNEAASWAAAALATGGDIYVGGARQPEMLTFLNVFRKVGGAFEIHDDGIRFFHPGGELKPVVIETDVHPGFMTDWQQPLVVALTKAKGVSIVHETVYEQRFGFVDALVEMGATIQIHKDCLGGHPCRFGQRNFNHSAIIAGPTPLHGADIVVPDLRGGFSHLIAALSAEGRSTVSNVGIISRGYENFITKLEQLGADFVLEG; this comes from the coding sequence TTGACCTCACTTCTTCAGGACGCCCAGGCGGCAGGAGCCCACGTCGGCCTCAAAGGCGATCGCATCGCGATCAACGGAGGCATCCCCCTCCGCGGCCGGATCGAACTGAAGGGGGCGAAGAACCTCGTCACGAAGGCGATGGTCGCAGCCCTCCTCGGAGAGGGGCCGAGCGTGCTGCGGGACGTCCCCGACATCAGTGATGTGCGCGTCGTACGGGGCCTGCTGGAGATCCACGGCGTCAAGGTCACCGACGGAGCGGACGAGGGCGAGCTGCTGCTCGACCCGAGCAACGTCGAGAGCGCCCACATGGCCGATATCGACGCCCATGCCGGCTCCAGCCGCATCCCGATCCTGTTCTGCGGGCCGCTGTTGCATCGCCTCGGCGAGGCGTTCATCCCGGACCTCGGCGGCTGCCGCATCGGCGACCGGCCGATCGACTACCACCTCGAGGTGTTGCGCAAGTTCGGCGCCATCGTCGACAAGCTGCCGACCGGCATCCGGATGACTGCGCCGAACGGGCTCACCGGCACCAAAGTCGAGCTGCCCTACCCGAGCGTCGGCGCCACCGAGCAGGTTCTGCTCACGGCGGTGCGCGCTGAGGGCATCACCGAGCTGAAGGGTGCGGCCATCGAGCCGGAGATCATGGATCTCATCAACATCCTGCAGAAGATGGGTGCGATCATCACGGTCGACACCGACCGCGTGATCCGCATCGAGGGTGTCAAGAAGCTCGTCGGGTTCAGCCACACCGCGCTGTTCGACCGCAACGAGGCCGCCAGTTGGGCCGCGGCCGCGCTGGCGACCGGTGGCGACATCTACGTGGGTGGTGCCCGCCAGCCCGAAATGCTCACCTTCCTCAACGTCTTCCGCAAGGTCGGCGGCGCGTTCGAGATCCACGACGACGGCATCCGCTTCTTCCACCCCGGTGGCGAGCTCAAGCCGGTCGTAATCGAGACGGATGTGCATCCCGGCTTCATGACCGACTGGCAGCAGCCGCTCGTGGTGGCCCTGACGAAGGCCAAAGGCGTGTCGATCGTGCACGAGACCGTGTACGAGCAGAGGTTCGGCTTCGTGGATGCGCTCGTCGAGATGGGCGCCACCATCCAGATCCACAAAGACTGCCTGGGCGGTCACCCCTGCCGGTTCGGTCAGCGCAACTTCAACCATTCGGCGATCATCGCCGGTCCTACGCCGCTGCACGGGGCCGACATCGTGGTTCCCGACCTGCGCGGCGGCTTCAGCCACCTCATCGCGGCGCTCAGCGCCGAGGGGCGGTCGACCGTCAGCAACGTGGGGATCATCAGTCGCGGCTACGAGAACTTCATCACCAAGCTGGAGCAGCTGGGAGCCGACTTCGTTCTCGAAGGATAA
- a CDS encoding lysophospholipid acyltransferase family protein, translated as MSRPSSEQKPAPASVKLPRKETSRPSIFWVLAGIVIPIMSIAVRFTVIDGEKLPRRGAYVVSPNHYSEIDPVMIGMVSWHLGRMPRFLAKGSLFTVPVVGWLLRKSGQVPVERSGGRGAAPLQAAQKFVDEGGIIIIYPEGSLTRDPDLWPMRGKTGAARMALEHDIPVIPVAHWGTQAVMARYGKKISFFPRKTVTVKFGDPVDLSAFRGRNLDAATLNEATAVIMDAITALLEDLRGEKAPETRWNPAEHDQKETGRFES; from the coding sequence GTGTCCCGACCCTCTTCAGAGCAGAAGCCTGCGCCCGCATCCGTGAAACTCCCCCGGAAAGAGACGAGCCGGCCCTCGATCTTCTGGGTGCTCGCCGGTATTGTCATCCCGATCATGAGCATCGCCGTGCGTTTCACGGTGATCGACGGCGAGAAGCTTCCCCGACGGGGCGCGTACGTCGTCTCGCCGAACCACTACAGCGAGATCGATCCCGTGATGATCGGTATGGTCAGCTGGCACCTGGGCCGGATGCCGCGGTTCCTCGCGAAGGGGAGCCTGTTCACAGTTCCCGTGGTCGGCTGGCTGCTCCGCAAGTCCGGACAAGTTCCGGTGGAGCGCTCGGGTGGTCGGGGGGCGGCGCCCCTCCAGGCCGCGCAGAAGTTCGTCGACGAGGGCGGGATCATCATCATCTATCCCGAAGGCTCGCTCACCCGCGACCCCGACCTCTGGCCGATGCGAGGCAAGACGGGTGCCGCGAGGATGGCCCTCGAACACGATATCCCGGTCATCCCCGTCGCCCATTGGGGAACACAGGCGGTCATGGCGCGCTACGGCAAGAAGATCAGCTTCTTCCCGCGTAAGACGGTCACGGTGAAGTTCGGCGATCCCGTCGACCTCTCGGCGTTCCGGGGACGCAACCTCGACGCAGCGACGCTGAACGAAGCGACGGCTGTAATCATGGACGCCATCACAGCGCTGCTGGAGGACCTCCGTGGCGAGAAAGCTCCCGAGACCCGGTGGAACCCTGCCGAGCACGACCAGAAGGAGACGGGCCGCTTTGAGAGCTAG
- a CDS encoding NAD(P)H-dependent glycerol-3-phosphate dehydrogenase, whose amino-acid sequence MRASSARRPAVAPRRVAVLGAGSWGTTFAKILADGGSDVALWARRPELAREINEVKRNSDYLEGINLPRNLRATSKLGDAMNGAEVVFISIPSQTLRSNLEAITPYLGPSTIVVSLMKGVEKGTGLRMSEVIAQGLPVEAERIAVASGPNLALEIAREQPTAAVVSSVSLETAQTVAMAATNRYFRSFVNTDVIGTEFGGVLKNLIAVAIGIVDGVGYGENTKASIITRGLVEMTDFAVAYGAEAATLSGLAGLGDLIATCESSLSRNNTAGRLLGQGYSFTDVVKQMNQTAEGLASVAPILKLAEARGVEMPIVRQVSQVLAGTLDPKDIAPHLTTDSGEPQGERTLDDGQTRGRASLRGAIKRAFDQLRDGGRSSGRD is encoded by the coding sequence TTGAGAGCTAGCTCTGCCAGAAGGCCCGCGGTCGCGCCGCGCCGGGTCGCCGTTCTCGGTGCCGGCAGCTGGGGGACGACGTTCGCGAAGATCCTCGCCGACGGCGGCTCGGATGTGGCGCTGTGGGCGAGGAGACCTGAGCTGGCTCGGGAGATCAACGAGGTCAAACGCAACAGCGACTACCTCGAGGGGATCAATCTGCCGCGCAACCTGCGGGCCACATCGAAACTCGGCGACGCGATGAACGGCGCGGAGGTGGTGTTCATCTCCATCCCGAGCCAGACCCTGCGCTCCAACCTCGAAGCGATCACGCCTTATCTGGGACCGTCGACGATCGTCGTCAGCCTCATGAAGGGCGTGGAGAAGGGAACCGGCCTGCGCATGAGCGAGGTCATCGCCCAGGGGCTCCCGGTGGAGGCCGAACGCATCGCCGTCGCCTCCGGCCCGAACCTCGCTCTGGAGATCGCGCGGGAGCAGCCGACGGCCGCTGTCGTGTCGTCGGTGAGCCTGGAGACCGCCCAGACGGTGGCGATGGCGGCGACGAACCGGTATTTCCGCAGTTTCGTGAACACCGATGTGATCGGCACGGAGTTCGGCGGAGTGCTCAAGAACCTCATCGCCGTCGCGATCGGCATCGTCGACGGTGTCGGCTACGGCGAGAACACCAAGGCGTCGATCATCACCCGCGGGCTCGTGGAGATGACCGACTTCGCGGTCGCCTATGGAGCCGAGGCGGCGACGCTGTCCGGCCTGGCCGGTCTCGGTGACCTGATCGCGACCTGCGAGTCGTCGCTCAGCCGCAACAACACCGCTGGACGACTCCTCGGCCAGGGCTACAGCTTCACGGATGTGGTGAAGCAGATGAACCAGACCGCGGAAGGTCTGGCGTCGGTGGCGCCCATCCTGAAGCTCGCGGAGGCGCGCGGCGTCGAAATGCCGATCGTGCGACAGGTGAGCCAGGTGCTGGCCGGTACGCTCGACCCGAAAGACATCGCTCCCCACCTCACGACGGATTCGGGGGAGCCGCAGGGCGAAAGGACATTGGATGACGGACAAACTCGTGGTCGCGCTTCTCTTCGGGGGGCGATCAAGCGAGCATTCGATCAGCTGCGCGACGGCGGCCGGAGTTCTGGCCGCGATTGA
- a CDS encoding D-alanine--D-alanine ligase family protein, translated as MTDKLVVALLFGGRSSEHSISCATAAGVLAAIDRARYDVIPIGITADGAFTLQPDDAARFALNTEELPTVEDNATRVHWPENASSHELTVTEGGVTRSLGRVDIVFPILHGPWGEDGTVQGMLELVDLPYVGSGVLASSLGMDKHFTKSVLQQAGIPVAPWRTVTAYEWRTDPDAVRAAAAELGLPSFVKPARAGSSVGVSKVKEAADLDAAIEIAFAEDDRILIESGLVGREVEIAVLGGRPGEATRASVAGEIVISGRDFYDFAAKYLDAPGIDLVCPADLNAEELATMQALATTAFDAIGGEGLARVDFFLTADGFVVNELNTMPGFTPISMFPRCWQESGLSYPALIDELISVALARA; from the coding sequence ATGACGGACAAACTCGTGGTCGCGCTTCTCTTCGGGGGGCGATCAAGCGAGCATTCGATCAGCTGCGCGACGGCGGCCGGAGTTCTGGCCGCGATTGACCGCGCACGCTACGACGTCATCCCGATCGGCATCACCGCGGACGGCGCTTTCACCCTGCAGCCGGACGATGCGGCCCGGTTCGCACTGAACACCGAGGAGCTCCCGACCGTCGAAGACAACGCGACGCGGGTGCACTGGCCCGAGAACGCGAGCTCGCACGAGTTGACCGTGACCGAGGGTGGAGTAACGCGCTCGCTCGGCCGGGTGGACATCGTGTTCCCGATCCTGCACGGCCCCTGGGGCGAAGACGGCACTGTCCAGGGGATGCTCGAACTCGTCGACCTTCCGTACGTCGGAAGCGGCGTGCTCGCGAGCTCCCTCGGCATGGACAAGCACTTCACCAAGAGTGTGCTGCAGCAGGCGGGCATCCCCGTCGCGCCGTGGCGAACGGTGACCGCGTACGAGTGGCGTACCGATCCGGATGCGGTTCGGGCGGCCGCCGCCGAGCTCGGGCTTCCCTCGTTCGTGAAACCGGCGCGTGCCGGTTCGAGCGTCGGCGTGAGCAAGGTCAAGGAGGCCGCCGACCTCGACGCCGCCATCGAGATCGCCTTCGCCGAAGACGACCGCATCCTCATCGAGTCGGGTCTCGTGGGCCGCGAGGTCGAGATCGCGGTGCTCGGTGGCCGCCCCGGCGAAGCCACCCGCGCCTCGGTGGCCGGAGAGATCGTGATCTCCGGTCGGGACTTCTACGACTTCGCCGCGAAATACCTCGATGCCCCCGGGATCGACCTCGTATGCCCGGCCGACCTCAACGCCGAAGAGCTTGCGACGATGCAGGCCCTTGCGACGACGGCGTTCGATGCGATCGGCGGAGAGGGGCTGGCCCGGGTCGACTTCTTTCTCACGGCGGACGGTTTCGTCGTGAATGAGCTCAACACCATGCCGGGCTTCACGCCGATCTCGATGTTCCCCCGCTGCTGGCAGGAGTCGGGTCTCAGCTACCCGGCGCTGATCGACGAACTGATCTCGGTGGCGCTGGCCCGCGCGTAG
- a CDS encoding DUF3515 domain-containing protein, with translation MSSFPRARRRHTALAVILATAVLALTGCTPIVSLDAAAGSNAVGCAEISVRLPDTVGGEAQRETDAQATSAWGDPAVILLRCGVPPIGPTTKPCITVNGVDWVLMNDPADKSLVYQTFGRTPATEVIINHVSGVSDTVVLPDLASAIATVKQTQKCLATKDADPASSPTATQTPTPTPSN, from the coding sequence ATGTCCAGTTTCCCCCGCGCGCGCCGTCGCCACACCGCCCTCGCAGTGATCCTCGCCACCGCCGTACTCGCCCTCACCGGATGCACCCCCATCGTCTCGCTCGACGCAGCGGCCGGCTCCAACGCAGTGGGTTGCGCCGAGATCAGCGTGCGCCTGCCGGACACGGTCGGCGGTGAAGCGCAGCGGGAGACGGATGCGCAGGCCACCAGCGCCTGGGGCGATCCGGCGGTCATCCTCCTGCGGTGCGGGGTTCCCCCGATCGGGCCGACCACCAAACCCTGCATCACGGTGAACGGCGTGGACTGGGTGCTGATGAACGATCCGGCCGACAAGTCGCTCGTCTACCAGACCTTCGGTCGCACCCCGGCGACCGAGGTGATCATCAATCACGTGTCGGGCGTCTCTGACACCGTCGTGCTCCCTGATCTGGCCAGCGCGATCGCGACCGTGAAACAGACTCAGAAGTGCCTCGCGACGAAGGATGCCGACCCGGCCTCCTCGCCGACCGCGACCCAGACGCCGACGCCCACGCCGTCGAACTGA
- the thiL gene encoding thiamine-phosphate kinase → MTMSGSAAGGTTLGEASERETLKWIFPRLPAAKSALLGPGDDAAVLAAPDGRYVVTTDMMIHGPDFRWAWSAPYDLGWKAAATNLSDVAAMGAVPTGLVVAIAAPSTTPVDDLLAVADGLREACAALAPGCGVVGGDLSVSDTFTIAVTAFGDLQGRAPVLRSGARPGETVAVSGVLGQAAAGLRLLFEQAVDAYGEPDRARFHAVLRAYPGPVTAQLRPSPPIADGPLAAEAGATAMLDLSDGLVLDARRVAEASGVGIDLDPAALGEDIRTALSGGEDHSLLATFRPGTRLPGGFRAIGRVTDGSGLTVAGRPFDERGGWDPYEGWDGNAG, encoded by the coding sequence ATGACGATGTCTGGGAGTGCCGCCGGTGGAACGACGCTGGGGGAGGCATCGGAGCGCGAGACGCTGAAATGGATCTTCCCGCGGCTTCCCGCGGCGAAGTCCGCGCTGCTCGGCCCGGGCGACGACGCTGCCGTGCTCGCGGCGCCGGACGGACGATACGTCGTCACCACCGACATGATGATCCACGGCCCCGATTTCCGGTGGGCGTGGTCGGCGCCGTACGACCTGGGCTGGAAGGCCGCCGCCACCAACCTCTCCGATGTCGCGGCGATGGGGGCGGTGCCGACCGGTCTGGTGGTGGCCATCGCGGCGCCGTCGACGACCCCTGTCGACGATCTGCTCGCCGTGGCCGACGGACTCCGCGAAGCGTGCGCTGCGCTCGCGCCGGGCTGCGGCGTGGTGGGCGGCGACCTCTCTGTTTCAGACACGTTCACCATCGCGGTGACGGCGTTCGGCGATCTGCAGGGCCGCGCCCCGGTGCTGCGGAGCGGTGCCCGGCCGGGGGAGACCGTGGCGGTCTCCGGCGTGCTCGGTCAGGCAGCGGCCGGGCTGCGTCTGCTGTTCGAGCAGGCGGTGGATGCGTATGGTGAGCCCGATCGAGCGAGGTTCCACGCGGTGCTGCGCGCGTATCCGGGGCCGGTGACAGCCCAGCTCCGGCCGTCACCGCCGATCGCCGACGGCCCACTCGCCGCGGAGGCGGGTGCCACCGCCATGCTCGATCTGAGCGACGGGCTGGTACTCGACGCGCGCCGGGTGGCCGAAGCGAGCGGGGTCGGAATCGATCTGGATCCTGCGGCGCTCGGCGAGGACATCCGAACGGCGCTCAGTGGCGGCGAAGATCACAGTCTTCTCGCCACCTTCCGCCCCGGGACGCGGCTGCCGGGAGGATTCCGTGCCATCGGCCGAGTCACCGACGGTTCCGGTCTCACCGTCGCCGGGCGTCCGTTCGACGAGCGCGGCGGCTGGGACCCGTACGAGGGCTGGGACGGCAATGCAGGCTGA